One window of Sphingobacteriales bacterium genomic DNA carries:
- a CDS encoding RNA polymerase sigma factor RpoD/SigA, whose translation MRQFKINHNITNRESPALEKYLQEISKEKMLTLEEEIELARLIRQGDEKALDKLIKGNLRFVVSVAKHYQHNGMQLIDVINEGNLGLMKAARRYDETRGFKFISYAVWWIRQAIIQALVEHSRIIRLPGNKIDAYQKINKALLQFLQDYERDPTVDELSQMTGLSEKDIPELMKIGSKHVSIDVSLDDENSDSDSLSDMLVSENEAGADAIFNVESLKNEIVEALNYLTDREKGILICFYGLGDTAPMDLEEIAEKFEISKERVRQVKERAIRRLRRTSRSKLLKSYLN comes from the coding sequence ATGAGGCAATTTAAGATCAATCACAACATTACAAACCGCGAAAGTCCTGCATTAGAGAAATATTTACAGGAGATTTCAAAAGAAAAAATGCTTACCCTTGAAGAGGAGATTGAACTTGCCCGCCTTATACGTCAAGGAGACGAAAAAGCATTAGATAAGCTGATAAAAGGTAACTTGAGATTTGTGGTGTCTGTTGCCAAACATTATCAGCATAACGGGATGCAATTGATTGATGTAATCAACGAAGGGAACCTTGGACTAATGAAAGCAGCGAGACGTTACGACGAAACCAGGGGGTTTAAATTTATCTCTTATGCGGTATGGTGGATAAGGCAGGCAATTATTCAGGCATTGGTAGAACATTCAAGAATTATCCGTTTACCCGGCAATAAAATAGATGCATACCAAAAAATCAACAAAGCCTTGTTGCAATTTTTACAGGATTATGAACGCGACCCCACTGTAGATGAATTGTCACAAATGACCGGATTGTCTGAAAAAGATATTCCGGAACTGATGAAAATTGGAAGCAAACATGTCTCAATAGATGTTTCTTTAGACGACGAAAACAGCGATTCTGATTCTTTATCAGATATGTTAGTGTCTGAAAATGAAGCAGGAGCCGATGCAATTTTTAACGTGGAATCATTAAAAAATGAAATTGTAGAAGCCCTGAATTATTTGACAGACCGGGAAAAAGGAATCCTGATTTGTTTTTACGGTTTAGGTGATACGGCTCCTATGGATTTGGAAGAAATTGCAGAAAAATTTGAAATCTCAAAAGAACGTGTCAGACAAGTTAAGGAAAGAGCTATCCGGCGTTTGCGAAGAACGTCCCGGAGTAAGTTGTTGAAATCTTATCTGAATTAA
- the fabG gene encoding 3-oxoacyl-[acyl-carrier-protein] reductase, with the protein MSLLSGKTALITGASRGIGESIARKFAEEGANIAFTYRSSVERANVLAEALSLNGIKAKGYQSDASSFEAATQLVQEVLNEFGNIDILVNNAGIARDNLLLRMTELQWDEVINNNLKSMFNLTKQVLRPMLKNKYGSIINMSSIIGMRGNAGQANYAASKAGIIGFSKSVAQELGSRNIRCNVIAPGFIETEMTENLGGANRDEFLKKIPLGRFGHPDEVANVAVFLASDLSSYVSGQVISVCGSMNT; encoded by the coding sequence ATGAGTCTTTTATCCGGAAAAACAGCCTTAATAACCGGCGCTTCGAGAGGGATCGGAGAATCAATAGCCCGAAAATTTGCAGAAGAAGGAGCAAACATTGCTTTTACCTATCGAAGTTCTGTCGAAAGGGCAAATGTTTTGGCAGAAGCACTTAGTCTGAATGGAATCAAAGCAAAAGGATACCAATCTGATGCTTCCTCTTTTGAGGCAGCCACTCAGCTTGTTCAGGAAGTTTTGAACGAGTTTGGCAATATTGATATTTTGGTCAATAATGCAGGTATTGCCCGGGACAACCTTTTGTTGCGTATGACTGAACTTCAATGGGACGAGGTGATAAATAACAACCTGAAATCCATGTTCAATCTGACTAAACAGGTATTGCGCCCAATGCTTAAAAACAAATATGGCTCCATTATTAACATGAGTTCTATAATCGGAATGAGGGGTAATGCGGGTCAGGCAAACTATGCCGCCTCTAAGGCCGGTATTATCGGGTTCAGCAAATCGGTAGCTCAGGAGTTGGGTTCGCGAAACATCCGTTGTAATGTAATCGCTCCGGGTTTTATCGAAACTGAGATGACCGAAAATCTGGGAGGAGCCAATCGCGACGAGTTTTTAAAAAAAATCCCGTTAGGAAGGTTTGGACATCCCGATGAAGTGGCTAATGTTGCCGTTTTTTTAGCCTCAGATTTGTCGAGCTATGTTTCCGGTCAGGTCATCAGTGTTTGTGGGTCAATGAATACCTGA
- a CDS encoding SRPBCC domain-containing protein, with protein MKTDLLFDFTVDKSTNTIFIKREFNAGLSSVWDAFTKKEILDKWGAPSPWVARTKYMDFKVGGRRLYAMVGPDGQEFWSVQDFISISPMTNLKYISGFTDQDEHINPEFYGSENNLDFKESQSITTVSITIKYKSLSILEMMIEKGFKEGIALTYENLENYLSTFPQDQNSM; from the coding sequence ATGAAAACTGATTTATTGTTTGATTTTACCGTTGACAAATCAACAAACACTATTTTTATAAAAAGAGAATTTAATGCCGGGCTTTCATCAGTTTGGGATGCTTTTACCAAAAAAGAAATCCTTGATAAGTGGGGTGCCCCTTCACCCTGGGTGGCAAGAACCAAATATATGGATTTCAAAGTGGGAGGCAGAAGACTTTATGCAATGGTTGGTCCCGATGGACAAGAGTTTTGGTCAGTACAGGACTTTATTTCAATTTCGCCCATGACAAATTTGAAATACATTTCCGGCTTTACTGACCAGGATGAGCATATCAACCCCGAATTTTATGGTTCTGAAAATAACCTTGATTTTAAAGAATCTCAGAGCATAACTACAGTAAGCATCACCATAAAATACAAGTCTCTGTCCATATTAGAGATGATGATTGAAAAAGGATTTAAGGAAGGAATTGCTTTGACCTATGAAAATCTTGAAAATTACCTCTCCACTTTTCCACAGGATCAAAACAGTATGTAA
- the sucD gene encoding succinate--CoA ligase subunit alpha, whose protein sequence is MSVLVNKHSRVIVQGFTGKEGSFHAEQMIEYGTNVVGGITPGKGGTTHLDLPVFNNVSQAVREAGANVSIIFVPPAFASDAIMEAADAGIDVIVAITEGIPVQDMIIAKDFIRNRKCRLIGPNCPGIITPDEAKVGIMPGFIHRKGTIGIVSRSGTLTYEAVDQVTKEGLGQSTCIGIGGDPIIGTTTKDAVELLMNDPETEAIVMIGEIGGNMEADAARWVKANGTKPVIGFIAGRTAPAGRRMGHAGAIIGGKDDTAAAKMKIMQECGIHVVESPAFIGHTVAKVLIG, encoded by the coding sequence ATGAGCGTTTTAGTCAATAAACATTCCAGAGTAATTGTACAGGGATTTACCGGCAAAGAAGGCAGTTTTCATGCCGAACAAATGATTGAATATGGCACCAACGTGGTAGGAGGAATTACTCCAGGAAAAGGAGGAACCACTCATTTAGATCTTCCGGTTTTTAACAATGTTTCTCAGGCTGTTCGTGAAGCAGGTGCCAATGTTTCCATCATATTTGTTCCGCCGGCTTTTGCCTCAGATGCAATAATGGAGGCTGCCGATGCCGGTATTGATGTTATTGTTGCCATTACCGAGGGTATTCCGGTTCAGGATATGATTATCGCCAAAGATTTTATTAGGAATAGAAAATGCAGGTTAATCGGGCCAAACTGTCCCGGAATTATTACTCCTGATGAAGCAAAAGTAGGTATTATGCCGGGCTTTATTCATCGAAAAGGAACCATTGGCATAGTTTCCCGCTCTGGTACGTTGACTTATGAAGCCGTTGATCAGGTAACCAAAGAAGGATTGGGTCAATCTACCTGTATCGGAATTGGCGGAGATCCGATTATTGGAACCACTACCAAAGATGCCGTTGAGTTGCTGATGAATGATCCTGAAACAGAAGCTATTGTAATGATCGGAGAAATTGGCGGAAACATGGAAGCAGATGCTGCAAGATGGGTAAAAGCCAACGGAACAAAACCGGTGATCGGGTTTATTGCAGGAAGAACAGCACCTGCCGGAAGAAGAATGGGACATGCAGGAGCGATTATTGGTGGAAAAGACGATACAGCCGCTGCAAAAATGAAAATTATGCAGGAATGTGGAATACATGTGGTCGAATCTCCTGCATTTATAGGGCATACAGTTGCCAAAGTTTTGATAGGGTAA
- a CDS encoding transposase, with protein sequence MQNHCFRQRGFPQGKKLKIPENIFLVFLPPYSPELNPAEKIWHHIKRKFTNKHFTSLELISNFFTETINNITPDMVKSICSYQYICLNTFWAV encoded by the coding sequence ATACAAAATCATTGTTTTAGACAACGGGGCTTTCCACAAGGCAAAAAGCTCAAAATACCCGAAAATATTTTTCTTGTCTTTCTGCCTCCTTACAGTCCCGAACTCAATCCAGCTGAAAAAATATGGCACCACATCAAAAGAAAGTTCACCAACAAACACTTCACAAGCCTTGAACTAATCAGCAACTTCTTTACTGAAACAATAAATAACATTACACCGGATATGGTAAAATCTATCTGTAGTTACCAATATATCTGCTTAAATACCTTTTGGGCTGTTTAA
- a CDS encoding DUF1801 domain-containing protein, translating to MNEIENYISQFPEEVQDILIKIRTLIKENAIDAEELIAYGMPAYKTNKKPLVYFAAYKNHIGFYATPTGHSEFKEELSKFKQGKGSVQFPLDEPIPYELIERIVKFRVMENSIKKKK from the coding sequence ATGAATGAAATAGAAAATTACATTTCACAATTCCCGGAAGAAGTACAAGATATTTTGATAAAAATCAGAACACTGATTAAAGAAAATGCCATTGATGCAGAAGAGCTGATTGCTTATGGAATGCCTGCATACAAGACCAATAAAAAGCCCTTAGTTTATTTTGCAGCTTATAAAAATCACATAGGATTTTATGCAACTCCAACAGGACATAGCGAATTTAAAGAAGAGCTATCAAAATTTAAACAGGGAAAAGGTTCTGTTCAGTTTCCACTCGATGAACCAATTCCTTATGAATTGATTGAAAGAATTGTGAAATTCCGGGTGATGGAAAATAGCATTAAAAAAAAGAAATGA
- a CDS encoding winged helix-turn-helix transcriptional regulator: protein MRRDIFQAIADPTRRAIIALIALQAMTPNAIADNFNTSRQAVSKHLRILTECELVRQEQQGREIYYSLEIEKMKEIDKWLEQYRKIWEDRFSQLDQLLITIKNSEK from the coding sequence ATGAGAAGAGACATTTTTCAGGCAATCGCTGATCCGACAAGGCGTGCAATCATAGCTTTAATAGCTTTGCAAGCAATGACACCTAATGCCATAGCCGACAACTTCAACACTTCAAGGCAGGCAGTATCAAAACATTTGCGAATTCTTACCGAATGTGAATTAGTCAGGCAAGAACAGCAAGGAAGAGAGATTTACTATTCCCTTGAAATTGAAAAAATGAAAGAAATTGACAAGTGGTTAGAACAATATCGAAAAATTTGGGAGGATCGCTTTAGTCAACTTGATCAACTTTTAATAACCATTAAAAATTCAGAAAAATGA
- a CDS encoding helix-turn-helix domain containing protein produces the protein MSKALYIPVKESFEEIRKLLRPSPAMIRLRLLMLIEMKKVGEKGITKQQLMERVGVWGQSINTWRKNYRTGGIEALLHNGRKGKTGRHSVFTQEEQDRIEEKLKDPNNGLAGYIELQQWVEQEFKKEVKYNTLLKYAGRKFGSKVKAARKSHVKKDMEAVVFFKNFSSKIAEIALSVPPCYDSINLYFQDESRFGLHTRHGRGLTAKGIQPVCNFQQVFQYTYLFGAFSPVTRISFSWKCLVAVQIPFRCFSMNFPFKLLLNTKSLF, from the coding sequence ATGTCAAAGGCACTATATATACCTGTAAAAGAGAGTTTTGAGGAAATAAGGAAACTACTTCGTCCGTCACCTGCGATGATTCGTTTACGGCTGTTGATGTTGATAGAGATGAAGAAGGTCGGAGAAAAAGGTATTACGAAGCAGCAGTTAATGGAACGAGTAGGGGTATGGGGTCAAAGTATTAACACATGGCGTAAAAATTATAGAACAGGGGGAATAGAAGCCTTGCTTCACAATGGCAGAAAAGGAAAAACAGGCAGACACTCGGTGTTTACGCAAGAAGAACAAGATAGAATAGAAGAGAAGTTAAAGGATCCTAATAATGGTTTGGCGGGGTATATAGAGTTGCAGCAATGGGTAGAGCAGGAATTTAAAAAGGAAGTTAAGTATAACACGCTACTAAAATATGCGGGCAGGAAATTTGGCAGCAAAGTGAAGGCAGCACGCAAAAGTCATGTGAAAAAGGATATGGAGGCTGTAGTTTTTTTTAAAAACTTTAGTTCAAAAATAGCGGAAATAGCGTTGTCTGTTCCGCCATGCTATGACAGCATAAATTTATACTTTCAGGACGAGAGCCGCTTTGGTCTGCATACCAGGCACGGGAGGGGATTGACCGCCAAAGGCATACAGCCGGTTTGCAATTTCCAGCAGGTGTTTCAATACACTTATCTTTTCGGAGCATTTTCTCCCGTAACCAGGATCAGTTTCAGTTGGAAATGCCTTGTTGCAGTGCAAATACCTTTCAGGTGTTTCTCCATGAATTTTCCCTTCAAACTCCTGCTGAATACAAAATCATTGTTTTAG
- a CDS encoding beta-lactamase family protein, which yields MKQKVSKFIWNLFLAFLTVASVNGQTNPNPNPALDEYILDEMNFERFPGASTVIVKDNKIVWIQSYGFADVENAVPVSDSTVFLLASVSKVFTGTAAMQLFENNVIDLDEDVNLYLPWTLSIPGFSGNPVTFRHLMTHTSSIRDNYTVMETYYDNPDPTISLADCMHRYFSTIGIDYEPGANFLPNAPGSIFEYSNMGTALNGYLVELASGMPFDQYCNLHIFDKLCMNKTSWFFSEFDSAEVARPYQYTGGSYVPYPHYGFADYPDGQLRSNVTDLAKFMIAYLNGGTFGANSILSASSINQMWSPQIPAIDQYQGLNWYQEELYHDSGTTWLWGHNGGEMGVSTELYLDPVNKIGVCVLTNGEGDALYICDELYNYALTLNSTNGIAPECLTTNIPDIQQVVAEKKLIKIIDFFGRETSIKPNTPLIKIYSDGSSEKIFIVE from the coding sequence ATGAAACAAAAGGTTTCCAAATTTATCTGGAATTTGTTTTTAGCCTTTTTAACTGTTGCGAGTGTTAATGGGCAAACAAATCCAAATCCTAATCCGGCACTTGACGAGTATATTTTAGATGAAATGAATTTTGAACGTTTTCCGGGTGCCTCTACCGTAATCGTAAAAGACAACAAAATTGTATGGATTCAGTCGTATGGATTTGCGGATGTTGAAAACGCAGTTCCGGTCAGCGATTCTACCGTTTTTTTATTGGCCTCGGTCTCAAAAGTATTTACGGGAACAGCGGCTATGCAGTTGTTTGAGAACAATGTGATTGATTTAGACGAGGATGTCAATTTATATTTGCCCTGGACTTTATCAATACCGGGATTTTCAGGAAATCCTGTTACGTTCAGACACCTGATGACTCATACCTCTTCAATTAGGGATAATTATACGGTCATGGAAACCTATTACGATAACCCTGACCCGACTATCAGTTTAGCAGATTGTATGCACCGATATTTTTCTACAATCGGAATTGATTATGAACCCGGTGCAAATTTTTTACCAAATGCCCCCGGAAGTATCTTTGAGTATTCAAATATGGGAACAGCTTTGAATGGATATTTAGTCGAATTAGCAAGTGGTATGCCTTTTGACCAATATTGCAACCTCCATATTTTCGATAAGCTTTGCATGAATAAAACATCCTGGTTTTTTTCAGAATTCGACTCCGCAGAAGTGGCAAGACCCTATCAATATACAGGTGGCAGTTATGTTCCCTACCCGCATTATGGATTTGCAGATTATCCTGATGGTCAGTTAAGAAGCAATGTTACAGATTTGGCGAAATTTATGATCGCCTATCTGAACGGAGGAACATTTGGTGCTAACTCCATTCTAAGTGCTTCCTCAATAAATCAGATGTGGTCGCCACAGATACCTGCTATAGATCAATATCAGGGTTTGAACTGGTATCAGGAAGAACTTTACCATGATTCCGGAACTACATGGTTGTGGGGACATAATGGCGGAGAAATGGGAGTATCCACCGAATTGTACTTAGACCCTGTAAATAAAATTGGGGTTTGTGTTTTGACAAATGGAGAAGGCGATGCACTCTATATTTGTGATGAACTATATAATTATGCACTGACCTTAAATTCCACGAACGGGATAGCTCCTGAATGTTTAACAACCAATATTCCTGATATTCAGCAGGTCGTTGCAGAAAAGAAGCTCATCAAAATCATTGATTTTTTTGGTCGGGAGACTTCTATAAAACCAAACACCCCACTAATAAAAATCTATAGTGACGGAAGTTCTGAAAAAATATTTATTGTAGAATAA
- a CDS encoding PD-(D/E)XK nuclease family protein — protein sequence MPNLPFLQKIVEDIQLEGDDLGCLKDHCYIFPTRRAGVYFKKYLTQRFKGKKFWSPYVLSIVEFIELHTSRVILNPVTLVFELYNIYKNYEPTVKFDTFYPWGQIILKDFDDIDKYMVDAAKLFTNLKDIKDIEEKFALTKEQLAFLEQFWVVLKKPKNSEVEEDFIRIWEVLGKVYADFQESLAQNHAAYEGLAQRMVLENLREGRLTLPYSKIVWAGFNALTTAEKGIVEFISEHYNTTVYWDTDDYYMQARSPQEAGTFARRYFEIWKNHPAHNWTAKTDFVQNDLTIHTIGVPLRVGQAKYVGEVLEKLIKERSISLPDSAVVLGDEGMLFPMLYAIPPNVEAVNITMGYPLRDTPLYILLETIVQLQNTRQDPSLKPSDDTQTTKESKITDDEPDQETEKEKYIQKIYLPEQVTLFYSKFVLQLLQNPFIKQFNPNGIEGFIKYINKYNLIYIYNFKITKEITSNVAKESTSEKESKKETEERFPAILKTLFSKADDFLQLIAIFKEVLNALFSHIKNKKNLAEKENENLKTQEVDSEDLTANPDTPEFMEMEFIYHLLLNLNVLEETLLKYRQLISIDTFWKIFREIIQTVTLPFTGEPLRGLQIMGFLETRTLDFDNLFVLGLNEGIIPSSKSNMTFIPFNLRRGFHLPTFLDQDSIFAYHFYHLLQRSKNVYLFYNTEVSGMGGGDKSRYLLQLEQELSLIPNKKVTIHNYIVSTPLVLTKERNLISVPKSEAVMEKLNRYLFHGTSSGNVSQAKLSPTALSTYINCPVQFYLKYVAQLYEIQNLNEEINNLIFGNVLHKTIELLYQPYIDNNITSDIIHLLLNNDLLISRALNRAFKDNQFSHHTEGKNLLMKRILKRLVIKVLENDLQDTPLKIVGLETKDYTHVLPIGNGKEVVISGSIDRLDKILLPDGEAFRILDYKTGNVTLQRANALKSDLSTYLDGYFTNPDLKTGFQAYLYAYLFWVQQNRNVRLKVGIYALKKMNEGIVYLRNGELISNELLMAFENHLINLLQNLFNKEEPFVQTDDIKRYTYSPYQGLVGLF from the coding sequence ATGCCTAATCTTCCTTTTTTACAAAAAATTGTTGAGGACATTCAACTCGAAGGTGATGATTTGGGCTGCCTGAAAGATCATTGCTATATATTTCCAACCCGTCGCGCCGGAGTATATTTTAAAAAATATCTGACTCAACGATTTAAAGGGAAAAAATTTTGGTCGCCTTATGTCCTGAGCATTGTTGAGTTTATAGAATTGCATACCAGTCGGGTAATTTTAAATCCGGTTACCTTGGTTTTCGAATTATATAATATTTACAAAAACTACGAACCAACTGTCAAATTTGACACCTTTTATCCGTGGGGACAAATCATTTTAAAAGACTTTGATGATATTGATAAATATATGGTGGACGCAGCAAAATTGTTTACCAACTTAAAAGACATCAAAGACATTGAAGAAAAATTTGCACTGACGAAAGAACAGTTAGCTTTTTTAGAACAATTTTGGGTCGTTTTGAAGAAACCGAAAAACTCAGAGGTGGAAGAAGATTTTATCCGTATCTGGGAAGTATTGGGTAAGGTTTATGCCGATTTTCAGGAATCTTTAGCCCAAAATCATGCCGCCTATGAAGGGTTGGCTCAACGCATGGTGTTGGAAAACCTCCGTGAAGGGCGATTAACGCTGCCTTATTCCAAAATTGTTTGGGCCGGCTTTAACGCATTAACCACTGCTGAAAAAGGAATCGTTGAGTTTATTTCTGAACATTACAACACAACTGTTTATTGGGATACAGATGATTATTACATGCAAGCCAGATCGCCGCAGGAAGCAGGTACTTTTGCCCGCAGGTATTTTGAGATCTGGAAAAACCATCCGGCTCACAACTGGACTGCCAAAACCGATTTTGTTCAAAACGATTTAACAATTCATACCATCGGCGTTCCGCTAAGAGTAGGCCAGGCCAAATATGTCGGAGAGGTTTTGGAAAAATTGATTAAAGAAAGAAGTATTTCATTGCCCGATTCTGCTGTTGTGTTGGGTGATGAAGGGATGTTATTTCCCATGCTTTACGCAATTCCGCCCAATGTGGAAGCGGTAAACATAACGATGGGTTATCCTTTGCGCGATACACCACTATACATACTGCTTGAAACCATTGTTCAACTGCAAAACACAAGACAAGACCCATCACTCAAACCATCTGACGACACACAAACTACCAAAGAATCAAAAATAACGGATGACGAACCCGATCAGGAAACAGAAAAGGAAAAATATATCCAAAAAATTTATCTCCCGGAACAAGTAACCTTATTTTACAGCAAGTTTGTTTTGCAGTTGCTCCAAAACCCGTTCATCAAACAGTTTAATCCCAACGGCATTGAAGGCTTTATCAAATATATCAACAAATACAACCTCATCTATATCTATAATTTTAAAATTACTAAAGAAATTACTTCAAATGTTGCCAAAGAATCAACTTCAGAAAAAGAATCCAAAAAAGAAACAGAAGAAAGATTTCCGGCTATTCTTAAAACCTTGTTCTCTAAAGCCGATGATTTTTTACAATTAATCGCTATATTTAAAGAGGTTTTGAATGCGCTTTTTAGCCACATAAAAAATAAAAAGAATTTGGCAGAAAAAGAAAATGAAAACCTGAAAACCCAAGAAGTTGACTCGGAAGATTTGACGGCAAATCCGGATACACCGGAGTTTATGGAAATGGAATTTATTTACCACCTCCTCCTTAACCTCAACGTTCTGGAAGAAACTTTACTAAAATACAGGCAGCTAATTAGTATTGATACTTTTTGGAAAATTTTTCGCGAAATTATTCAAACCGTAACCCTCCCTTTCACCGGCGAACCTTTGAGAGGATTGCAAATTATGGGGTTTCTCGAAACCCGAACCTTAGATTTTGACAATCTGTTTGTTCTCGGTTTGAACGAAGGCATTATTCCTTCCTCAAAATCAAACATGACCTTCATTCCTTTCAATCTTAGAAGAGGATTTCACCTACCTACCTTTTTGGATCAGGATTCCATTTTTGCCTATCATTTTTATCATCTCCTCCAACGCAGTAAAAACGTTTATCTGTTTTACAATACCGAAGTCAGTGGAATGGGCGGGGGAGATAAAAGCAGGTATTTACTCCAGTTGGAACAGGAATTAAGTTTAATTCCAAACAAAAAAGTAACGATTCACAACTATATTGTTTCAACCCCTTTGGTACTTACCAAAGAACGCAATTTGATCTCAGTACCCAAGTCTGAAGCGGTGATGGAAAAGCTAAACAGGTATCTGTTCCATGGAACATCTTCCGGAAACGTATCTCAGGCTAAATTGTCGCCTACTGCGCTGAGTACTTATATCAATTGTCCGGTTCAGTTTTATCTGAAATATGTAGCTCAACTCTATGAAATTCAGAACCTGAACGAAGAAATCAACAATCTGATCTTTGGAAACGTTTTGCACAAAACCATTGAACTGTTGTATCAGCCTTATATTGACAATAATATAACCTCTGATATCATTCATCTGTTGTTGAATAACGACCTTTTGATTTCAAGAGCCTTGAACCGCGCTTTTAAAGACAATCAGTTTAGCCACCACACGGAAGGCAAAAACCTGTTGATGAAACGAATACTTAAACGATTAGTCATCAAGGTATTAGAAAATGATTTACAGGACACCCCCCTCAAAATTGTAGGATTAGAAACCAAAGATTATACCCATGTTTTGCCAATCGGAAACGGAAAAGAGGTGGTTATCAGCGGCTCGATTGACCGTTTAGATAAAATTTTGCTGCCCGATGGCGAAGCTTTCAGAATTTTGGACTATAAAACCGGAAATGTTACACTTCAAAGAGCCAATGCTTTGAAATCGGATCTGTCAACCTATTTAGATGGTTATTTTACGAACCCCGACCTGAAAACCGGGTTTCAGGCTTATTTGTATGCCTATTTGTTTTGGGTTCAACAAAACCGGAATGTACGGTTAAAAGTGGGGATATACGCCCTTAAAAAAATGAACGAAGGTATTGTTTACCTTCGAAACGGTGAGTTAATCTCTAACGAACTGCTAATGGCATTTGAAAATCATCTGATAAATCTGCTTCAAAATCTGTTCAACAAAGAAGAACCCTTTGTTCAAACAGACGATATAAAAAGATATACTTATTCTCCTTATCAAGGTTTGGTTGGTCTTTTTTAA